A single Phragmites australis chromosome 4, lpPhrAust1.1, whole genome shotgun sequence DNA region contains:
- the LOC133917098 gene encoding trihelix transcription factor GTL1-like: MQQQQQPGMPPFSPAGGTVVGQHYASPAAPLPISSRPPEGQQVDGIGAGSSAAAGSFDHEGLSAAGDEGERGVPAGNRWPRQETLALLKIRSEMDAAFREAALKGPLWEQVSRRLEAMGYKRSAKKCREKFENVDKYYKRTKDGRAGRGDGKAYRFFSELEALHSASSPHPPASLAPTPVSMATPAKPVSPLRALGMAPAMHAEPPQPPVATVTQPAPSGPPAPAATTTAAATDAACMLTAGDVSFSSDSDGENTEETGVGGKRKRRDGDGGGGGSKVIRFFEGLMRQVMERQEEMQQRFIEAIERREQDRMIREEAWRRQEVARLAQEQDALAQERAMAASRDAAVVSFIQRVTGQAIPLPSAATPPAKTSALTPPPLQPTHVASAAPAPAPVQHHQPPSIQLAPKPHIMQMTSQPQRQPQPAPAQPQSKEIIVRAPAESQDTLGSGGGALSPSRWPKAEVHALIQLRTELEARYHDAGPKGPLWEDISAGMRRLGYSRSAKRCKEKWENINKYFRKVKESNKKRPEDSKTCPYYHQLDALYRSKALASSGVGVVGAAPPPRPEAVTVLAAVPLSQTAPRAEHGGMDCGNGNGNGCASRGCSDNNGCNSGGMQTQGSNGGVVARFSLEGTGGNGIATNKQQGIIAKETMAEQRQQPVSMNDSYVNDRMDAVDSDSMDDDDDFDDDDDDDDGGDVGGGNKMQYEIQFQRQQQNQSSIVRPNASGGAGSGPGPGPAATTSGSFLAMVHH, encoded by the exons atgcagcagcagcagcagccgggcATGCCTCCATTCTCGCCTGCCGGCGGGACGGTGGTCGGCCAACACTACGCCTCGCCCGCGGCTCCGTTGCCCATCAGCAGCCGGCCGCCGGAAGGACAGCAGGTGGACGGGATCGGCGCTGGCAGCTCGGCTGCTGCAGGCAGCTTCGACCACGAGGGGCTGTCCGCGGCTGGCGATGAGGGCGAGCGGGGCGTGCCGGCGGGTAACCGGTGGCCGAGGCAGGAGACGCTGGCGCTGCTCAAGATCCGGTCGGAGATGGACGCCGCGTTCCGGGAGGCCGCCCTCAAGGGTCCCCTCTGGGAACAAGTCTCCAG GAGGCTCGAGGCGATGGGGTACAAGCGCAGCGCCAAGAAGTGCCGCGAGAAGTTCGAGAACGTCGACAAATACTACAAGCGCACCAAGGACGGCCGCGCCGGCCGGGGCGACGGTAAGGCCTACCGCTTCTTCTCCGAGCTCGAGGCCCTCCACAGCGCTTCCTCGCCGCACCCACCGGCGTCTCTAGCGCCGACACCGGTGTCCATGGCGACGCCTGCCAAGCCGGTCAGCCCTCTGCGCGCGCTCGGCATGGCGCCGGCCATGCATGCCGAACCGCCGCAGCCGCCTGTTGCCACCGTGACGCAGCCTGCGCCCAGTGGCCCCCCCGCGCCTGCGGCGACGACTACGGCTGCCGCCACCGACGCCGCATGCATGCTGACGGCGGGTGACGTCAGCTTCTCCTCGGACTCTGACGGGGAGAACACGGAGGAGACAGGAGTCGGCGGGAAGCGGAAACGGCGGGatggggacggcggcggcggcggcagcaaggTGATACGGTTCTTCGAGGGGCTGATGCGTCAGGTGatggagcggcaggaggagATGCAGCAACGGTTCATCGAGGCCATCGAGAGGCGGGAGCAGGACCGGATGATCCGCGAGGAGGCGTGGCGGCGGCAGGAGGTGGCGCGCCTCGCCCAAGAGCAGGACGCGCTCGCCCAAGAACGCGCCATGGCAGCCTCCCGCGACGCAGCCGTCGTCTCGTTCATACAACGGGTCACTGGACAGGCCATCCCGCTTCCTTCCGCCGCCACGCCACCGGCCAAGACCAGCGCACTGACACCGCCGCCATTGCAGCCCACGCATGTTGCTTCCGCTGCACCGGCGCCAGCGCCGGTGCAGCACCATCAACCGCCATCAATTCAACTGGCTCCAAAGCCGCACATAATGCAGATGACATCACAACCCCAACGGCAACCacagccggcgccggcgcagccACAGAGCAAGGAGATCATCGTCCGGGCACCGGCGGAGTCGCAGGACACGTTGGGGTCCGGAGGCGGTGCGCTGTCGCCGTCCAGATGGCCTAAAGCAGAGGTGCACGCGCTGATCCAGCTGCGCACGGAGCTGGAGGCGCGCTACCATGACGCGGGGCCCAAGGGCCCGCTGTGGGAGGACATCTCGGCGGGGATGCGGCGGCTGGGGTACAGCCGGAGCGCGAAGCGGTGCAAGGAGAAGTGGGAGAACATCAACAAGTACTTCAGGAAGGTGAAGGAGAGCAACAAGAAGCGCCCCGAGGACTCCAAGACCTGCCCCTACTACCACCAGCTCGACGCGCTCTACCGCAGCAAGGCGCTCGCCTCGTCCGGCGTGGGCGTCGTCGGTGCAGCTCCGCCTCCGCGCCCGGAGGCTGTCACCGTGCTGGCCGCGGTGCCACTGTCCCAGACTGCACCGCGCGCCGAGCACGGGGGCATGGACTGCGGCAACGGCAACGGCAACGGGTGCGCGAGTAGGGGCTGTTCAGACAATAATGGGTGCAACTCCGGGGGCATGCAAACGCAGGGTAGCAATGGTGGAGTCGTGGCCAGGTTCTCCCTCGAAGGCACCGGCGGCAACGGCATTGCGACGAACAAG CAACAAGGCATCATCGCGAAGGAGACGATGGCGGAGCAGAGGCAGCAGCCGGTGTCGATGAACGACAGCTACGTCAACGACAGAATGGACGCCGTGGACAGCGACAGCatggacgacgacgatgactttgacgacgacgacgacgacgacgacggaggTGACGTTGGCGGCGGCAATAAGATGCAGTACGAGATCCAGTTCCAGCGGCAGCAGCAGAACCAGAGCAGCATCGTCCGGCCGAACGCGAGCGGCGGCGCCGGTTCCGGCCCTGGCCCCGGTCCGGCAGCAACTACAAGTGGGTCGTTCTTGGCCATGGTCCATCACTAG